One genomic segment of Tursiops truncatus isolate mTurTru1 chromosome 11, mTurTru1.mat.Y, whole genome shotgun sequence includes these proteins:
- the LOC101324622 gene encoding LOW QUALITY PROTEIN: SH3 domain-binding glutamic acid-rich-like protein 2 (The sequence of the model RefSeq protein was modified relative to this genomic sequence to represent the inferred CDS: deleted 1 base in 1 codon; substituted 1 base at 1 genomic stop codon), which translates to MGTPDLQLISQKLRLRKLICRPGDRSAVPGERTVVRVFTASSSGFVAIKKKQQDVVRFLEANKIKFXEVDVTMSEEQRQWMYKNIPPEKEPVQGNPLPPQIFNGDRYCADYDSLFESKESNTVFSFLGIKGRTLASKEEP; encoded by the exons ATGGGGACTCCTGATTTACAGCTAATCAGTCAGAAGCTCAG ACTGAGAAAATTGATCTGCAGACCGGGAGACCGGAGCGCTGTGCCTGGCGAGAGGACGGTCGTCCGCGTGTTCACCGCCTCCTCCTCGGGCTTCGTGGCGATAAAGAAGAAGCAGCAGGATGTGGTTAGATTTCTGGAAGCCAACAAGATAAAGTTTTAGGAGGTGGACGTCACGATGTCAGAAGAGCAGAGGCAGTGGATGTACAAAAACATCCCCCCGGAGAAGGAGCCTGTTCAGGGCAACCCTCTGCCACCTCAGATATTTAATGGGGACCGATACTGTGCAGATTATGACAGTTTATTTGAATCCAAGGAAAGCAACACAGTCTTTTCATTCTTAGGCATCAAAGGAAGAACA TTGGCATCAAAGGAAGAACCTTAG